The following proteins are co-located in the Leucoraja erinacea ecotype New England chromosome 4, Leri_hhj_1, whole genome shotgun sequence genome:
- the LOC129696478 gene encoding transcription factor 24-like, with amino-acid sequence MVQPKKSPMDSAAVPKAVIEDSPGSSPSPSPCPDSDSLTCPTRKLSELQSRPKVVRIRGRPAAANAARERSRVQTLRHAFLELQKTLPSVPPDTKLSKLDVLILATTYIAHLTRTLEESLEEGEGRRSAELMHSLKVDGYLHPVKKWPMRSRLYVGATGQFLNSGQSEIQTQAKTTNPDPV; translated from the exons ATGGTTCAGCCTAAAAAAAGTCCAATGGATTCTGCAGCCGTTCCAAAGGCCGTAATCGAGGATAGTCCAGGTTCCAGCCCCAGTCCCAGCCCCTGTCCGGATTCCGATTCTCTAACCTGTCCCACTCGAAAGCTCTCTGAATTACAATCTCGCCCGAAAGTGGTTCGCATCAGGGGCAGGCCTGCAGCAGCAAACGCAGCGCGGGAGCGGAGCCGAGTACAAACCCTGCGACATGCTTTCTTAGAGCTGCAAAAAACTCTACCGTCAGTCCCTCCGGACACTAAACTGTCCAAACTGGATGTCCTAATCCTAGCAACCACCTATATTGCACATCTAACCCGCACCCTGGAAGAAAGTTTGGAGGAAGGAGAAGGTCGAAGATCTGCTGAGTTAATGCATTCCCTCAAAGTGGACGGATATCTGCATCCGGTCAAA AAATGGCCGATGCGATCCAGGTTGTATGTCGGTGCAACGGGACAGTTTCTGAATTCGGGTCAATCGGAGATTCAAACTCAAGCAAAGACGACCAACCCCGACCCCGTCTAA